Proteins found in one Bremerella volcania genomic segment:
- a CDS encoding tetratricopeptide repeat protein, with translation MLSTPWITCLWPGLSELWVRGRWTGLVWALGFTLLLNVALVSKGVWPELGNVWVRSGLWYFVLGFWLMNAGWMGFRIASGSWDAIDATIDQLYQSAQTAYLKGQWYQAEAVLLRLLRREPDDAEALLLLATLKRHTKQFDEAHQTLEKLERLDASRRWWFEIHREKQLLADREEGESEARVEASKPSTDDLGEQNAESGEPSLPEAA, from the coding sequence ATGCTATCAACGCCATGGATTACCTGCCTGTGGCCGGGGCTCAGCGAGCTTTGGGTACGCGGGCGCTGGACTGGACTGGTTTGGGCTCTAGGATTCACGCTACTACTCAATGTGGCGCTGGTATCCAAAGGAGTTTGGCCAGAGCTAGGAAACGTCTGGGTCCGTAGCGGACTCTGGTATTTCGTCCTTGGCTTCTGGCTGATGAACGCAGGGTGGATGGGCTTCCGAATTGCCTCGGGCAGTTGGGATGCCATTGATGCCACCATCGACCAACTCTACCAAAGCGCCCAAACTGCCTATTTAAAAGGTCAATGGTACCAAGCCGAGGCAGTATTACTTAGGCTTCTACGGCGCGAGCCGGATGACGCGGAAGCGCTCCTATTATTAGCAACGCTAAAGCGGCACACGAAGCAGTTTGACGAAGCGCATCAGACGCTCGAAAAATTAGAGCGGCTCGATGCAAGCCGACGCTGGTGGTTTGAAATCCATCGCGAGAAGCAGCTTCTCGCCGATCGAGAAGAGGGGGAATCGGAAGCCCGTGTCGAAGCATCCAAACCTTCGACAGACGACTTGGGTGAACAAAACGCGGAGAGTGGCGAACCCAGCCTACCGGAAGCCGCGTAA